One region of Bdellovibrio bacteriovorus genomic DNA includes:
- a CDS encoding ABC transporter ATP-binding protein codes for MSKAAHIEIEHVHKVFKGDGGDVVALKDITFDIQPGEFVCLLGPSGCGKSTLLNAIAGFSLPTEGQIKVEQKLIAEPGPDRGMVFQEYALFPWMTVEENIVFGLKIRKENPDKITKKLDDLLRILKLTDFKKRFPKDLSGGMRQRVAIARVLALDSPIMLMDEPFGALDALTRRSLQDELLKIWSEFKKTIVFVTHSIEESIYLADRIIVMSYRPGTVKRDIHVGIQRPRNPASPEFNALKKELSELVMAEQNRFEEAQLRATTGD; via the coding sequence ATGAGCAAGGCGGCCCACATTGAAATCGAGCACGTTCATAAAGTCTTTAAAGGTGATGGCGGAGATGTCGTCGCCTTAAAAGATATCACCTTCGATATCCAACCCGGAGAGTTTGTGTGCCTGCTCGGTCCTTCCGGCTGCGGTAAGAGCACACTGCTTAATGCGATTGCGGGCTTCTCGTTACCGACCGAGGGACAAATCAAAGTCGAACAAAAATTGATTGCCGAACCCGGCCCGGACCGCGGCATGGTCTTTCAAGAATATGCGCTCTTTCCCTGGATGACGGTCGAAGAAAACATTGTCTTCGGTCTGAAGATTCGTAAAGAAAATCCAGATAAAATTACTAAGAAGCTGGATGATCTTTTAAGAATTTTAAAACTGACCGATTTTAAAAAACGTTTCCCCAAAGACCTTTCAGGAGGAATGAGGCAACGTGTGGCCATCGCAAGAGTCCTTGCCTTGGATTCTCCGATCATGCTGATGGATGAACCTTTCGGGGCTTTAGATGCCCTCACTCGGCGCAGTCTTCAAGATGAGCTTTTAAAAATTTGGAGTGAGTTTAAAAAGACCATCGTCTTTGTCACACACTCTATTGAAGAGTCCATTTATCTGGCAGATAGAATCATTGTGATGAGCTATCGCCCAGGAACAGTGAAGCGTGATATTCATGTGGGAATTCAGAGGCCCCGCAATCCCGCATCGCCGGAATTCAATGCTCTTAAAAAAGAACTGTCTGAACTTGTTATGGCAGAACAGAATCGTTTTGAAGAGGCGCAGCTGCGTGCGACGACCGGAGATTAG
- a CDS encoding ABC transporter permease: MILKNWSSSLKGIWVPFLVVALWELVVRAGWVNPQVLPAPSSVLIKWYEYLLPYEPYDPAKESYFSWMFSGELIRDLISSTYRVAVGFLIGAGLALPLGLMMGASTHVYDYLNPLIQVLRPIPPIAYIPLAILWFGLGDPPAVFLIALGAFFPVLMNTIVGVRAVDSIYIRAAKNLGATPGVMFMKVILPAAMPYILSGVRIGIGTGFICMIVAEMIAVNNGLGYRILEAREFFWSDKIIAGMFSIGLLGLAIDSAVSKLNNYLLRWHRGLE, encoded by the coding sequence ATCATTTTGAAGAATTGGTCCTCATCTTTAAAGGGTATTTGGGTTCCTTTTTTGGTCGTCGCCCTTTGGGAGTTGGTGGTGCGTGCCGGATGGGTGAATCCTCAGGTCTTGCCTGCACCCTCATCTGTTCTTATCAAGTGGTATGAATACCTCTTACCCTATGAACCTTACGATCCCGCCAAAGAGTCATACTTCTCCTGGATGTTTTCCGGAGAACTCATTCGCGATTTGATCTCAAGCACCTACCGCGTGGCGGTGGGTTTTTTGATTGGGGCTGGCTTGGCTTTGCCATTGGGTCTGATGATGGGGGCAAGCACTCACGTGTATGATTATCTGAATCCTTTGATTCAAGTGTTAAGACCGATTCCCCCAATCGCGTATATTCCGCTGGCGATTTTGTGGTTCGGTCTTGGTGATCCACCGGCTGTCTTTCTGATTGCTCTGGGCGCTTTCTTTCCTGTCTTGATGAATACAATTGTCGGGGTGCGCGCGGTGGACAGCATTTATATTCGCGCTGCCAAAAACTTGGGGGCTACTCCCGGAGTCATGTTTATGAAAGTGATTTTACCAGCAGCAATGCCTTACATCTTAAGCGGCGTGCGTATTGGTATTGGAACAGGATTTATCTGTATGATCGTGGCCGAAATGATCGCGGTGAATAATGGTTTAGGCTATCGTATCTTGGAAGCTCGGGAATTCTTTTGGTCTGATAAAATTATCGCCGGTATGTTCTCTATCGGTCTTTTGGGGTTAGCCATCGACTCTGCTGTTAGCAAACTAAATAATTATCTTCTACGCTGGCATCGGGGGCTTGAATGA
- a CDS encoding ABC transporter substrate-binding protein has translation MQHLGVKKNGKNSKLILGFFFLLLLSIFNLDAKAAPDLVRVGNLKFAHYGAISYLSEYCHKYNLNVQERVFAKGLDIVPAIIAGEIDVAASAADAAIAGRAGGAPVFAVAGFSKGGARIVVAKDSGIKTVKDLKGKKVGVARGGAQELLLYAELAKHNLTWSDQPGKDVQIVFMAFADLNQALQSKNIMAMSQSEPQSSQAINKGFGVELLKPYDTAMGEPIRTMVMTEKMYKEKRPVAERFMKCFVEATKLFIDKPEIAEKFVIQKMFKGQITSQDFKDAMDNADYTYDLTVEHMQITTDMMAKYGVGRMKNPPKAADWVKLDLLADAKKAVGVK, from the coding sequence ATGCAACATCTTGGTGTTAAGAAGAACGGTAAGAATTCGAAGTTGATTTTGGGTTTCTTCTTCCTCTTACTCTTAAGCATCTTTAATTTAGATGCGAAAGCGGCTCCCGACTTAGTGCGGGTTGGTAACCTTAAGTTCGCTCACTACGGCGCTATCAGTTATCTTTCCGAGTATTGCCATAAGTATAATTTAAATGTCCAAGAGCGGGTCTTCGCCAAGGGATTGGATATCGTTCCAGCCATTATTGCCGGTGAAATTGATGTGGCGGCCAGTGCGGCCGATGCCGCGATTGCGGGAAGAGCCGGGGGGGCACCCGTCTTTGCCGTTGCGGGTTTTTCTAAGGGAGGGGCCCGTATCGTGGTCGCTAAAGATTCCGGTATCAAAACAGTAAAAGATCTTAAAGGCAAAAAAGTCGGAGTCGCTCGCGGGGGAGCCCAAGAACTCTTACTTTATGCGGAACTAGCTAAGCACAATCTGACGTGGTCCGATCAACCCGGTAAAGATGTGCAAATTGTCTTCATGGCTTTTGCAGATTTAAATCAAGCTCTTCAATCTAAAAATATCATGGCGATGTCCCAAAGCGAACCGCAGTCTTCACAAGCTATTAACAAAGGCTTCGGCGTGGAACTTTTAAAGCCCTATGACACCGCGATGGGAGAGCCGATTCGTACCATGGTGATGACCGAAAAAATGTACAAAGAAAAAAGACCCGTAGCTGAAAGATTCATGAAGTGTTTTGTCGAGGCGACGAAACTTTTCATTGATAAACCCGAGATCGCCGAAAAGTTTGTCATTCAAAAAATGTTCAAAGGTCAAATCACTTCGCAGGATTTCAAAGATGCCATGGATAATGCGGATTACACTTACGACTTAACTGTCGAACACATGCAGATCACAACGGACATGATGGCAAAATACGGAGTGGGTCGTATGAAGAACCCTCCGAAGGCGGCGGACTGGGTGAAGTTAGATCTGTTGGCGGATGCAAAAAAAGCCGTCGGTGTTAAATAG
- the hutU gene encoding urocanate hydratase encodes MSRVVKAPTGNKMVCKGWLQEAAYRMIQNNLDPVVAERPEDLVVYGGIGKAARNWESFDKILEALKNLENDETLLVQSGKPIGILKTHEDAPRVLLANSNLVPKWATWEHFNELDKKGLMMYGQMTAGSWIYIGTQGIIQGTYESFVEAGRQHFGGNLKGRVILTAGLGGMGGAQPLAGVFAGATVLAVEIDPTRIQKRLETKYVDEVATDLDDALARVKKYTASGEAKSIALLGNMATVIHQMIEKGFTPDLLTDQTSAHDPLVGYIPEGCTVETAKEFRERDQKAYLDAAYASMAKHVRGMLAMKDKGAVTFDYGNNLRARAYEAGVTNAFDYPGFVPAFIRPLFCKGSGPFRWVALSGDPNDIKVTDDAMRKLFPHKKDLLRWLDMAEERIAFQGLPARICWLEYGERAKAGLMFNQLVAEGKVKAPIVIGRDHLDCGSVASPNRETEAMKDGSDAVSDWALLNALVNTACGATWVSLHHGGGVGMGYSQHAGQVIVADGTEKAARRLERVLTADPAMGVFRHLDAGYELAKEVAEERGVKSLWL; translated from the coding sequence ATGTCTCGTGTTGTAAAGGCTCCTACAGGAAATAAAATGGTTTGTAAGGGCTGGTTGCAAGAAGCTGCTTACAGAATGATTCAAAACAATTTGGATCCAGTGGTGGCAGAGCGTCCGGAAGATCTGGTTGTTTACGGTGGTATTGGTAAAGCCGCTCGTAACTGGGAAAGCTTTGATAAAATTCTTGAAGCTTTAAAAAATCTAGAAAACGACGAAACACTTTTGGTTCAATCGGGTAAGCCGATTGGAATCTTGAAAACTCATGAAGATGCTCCACGCGTTCTTCTTGCAAACTCGAACCTTGTACCGAAGTGGGCGACATGGGAACACTTCAATGAGCTCGATAAAAAAGGTCTGATGATGTACGGTCAGATGACGGCGGGTTCGTGGATCTACATCGGAACTCAAGGTATCATCCAGGGAACTTACGAATCATTCGTTGAAGCCGGTCGCCAACATTTTGGCGGAAACCTTAAAGGCCGTGTGATTTTGACGGCAGGCCTAGGTGGTATGGGTGGAGCGCAACCTCTTGCCGGTGTTTTTGCAGGTGCCACAGTTTTGGCCGTCGAAATTGATCCTACTCGTATTCAAAAACGTCTTGAAACAAAATACGTCGACGAAGTCGCTACAGATCTTGATGATGCTTTAGCACGCGTGAAAAAATACACAGCGTCTGGTGAAGCAAAATCCATCGCTCTTCTGGGCAATATGGCGACCGTTATTCATCAAATGATTGAAAAAGGTTTTACTCCGGATCTTTTGACAGACCAAACTTCAGCACATGATCCATTGGTGGGTTATATTCCTGAAGGTTGCACGGTCGAGACAGCGAAGGAATTCCGTGAGCGCGATCAAAAAGCTTATTTAGACGCAGCCTATGCTTCAATGGCAAAACATGTTCGCGGTATGCTGGCGATGAAAGATAAAGGGGCCGTGACTTTTGATTACGGTAACAACCTTCGTGCGCGCGCTTACGAAGCAGGTGTGACGAATGCCTTTGATTATCCTGGATTCGTACCTGCATTCATCCGCCCTCTATTCTGTAAAGGCAGTGGTCCTTTCCGCTGGGTGGCTTTGTCCGGCGATCCTAACGATATCAAAGTGACAGACGATGCGATGAGAAAGCTTTTCCCTCACAAGAAAGACCTACTTCGTTGGTTGGATATGGCTGAAGAGCGTATTGCGTTCCAAGGTCTGCCGGCGCGTATCTGCTGGCTTGAATACGGCGAGCGCGCTAAAGCGGGCTTGATGTTCAATCAGCTTGTGGCGGAAGGAAAAGTGAAAGCGCCGATCGTGATTGGTCGTGATCACTTGGATTGCGGTTCTGTCGCAAGTCCAAACCGTGAAACAGAAGCGATGAAAGATGGATCTGATGCCGTGAGTGACTGGGCTCTTCTGAATGCCCTTGTAAATACTGCTTGCGGAGCAACGTGGGTGAGCTTGCATCACGGCGGTGGCGTGGGCATGGGATATAGTCAACACGCAGGACAAGTTATCGTGGCCGACGGAACTGAAAAAGCCGCTCGTCGTTTAGAGCGCGTTCTCACTGCCGATCCAGCAATGGGCGTCTTCAGGCACTTGGATGCGGGCTATGAGCTTGCAAAAGAAGTCGCTGAAGAGCGCGGTGTGAAAAGTCTTTGGTTATAA
- the hutH gene encoding histidine ammonia-lyase has protein sequence MQINGENITLENLYQIATTPSMKVELAASGRAAMQKSRSYIEGRISSGEVMYGVNTGFGAFSSVRISDAEIEQLQRNLIRSHSVGVGTPFTKKETRAMMVLRANALAKGHSGIRPLVVDKILEFLNNDIIPVVPSQGSVGASGDLAPLSHLALTIIGEGLAWGKDGQAVDVRELLKEKNIEPLELKAKEGLSMINGCQVMTSVGLLSLWEARRLLWLADIAGAMSLEGLRGTRKAFDPLISATRPHPGEAKTARNLMKILGETSQISESHSINDPRVQDAYSLRCMPAVHGAAKDALRYVVKVLETEANSSTDNPLVFADENKVLSCGNFHGMPVAHAMDFAGIAISSQASISECRISKMISTQMSELPAFLTPNGGLNSGHMIVQVAAASLVSENKVLAHPASVDSIPTSAEKEDHVSMGTIAARKFAQILRNAEHVVAMELLSACQAIDMLAPLQPNAAVKAVFDHIRKTVPYAKEDRIFYKDIEAIKAMMLSNELVTVAEKAVGPMEW, from the coding sequence ATGCAAATTAACGGTGAAAACATCACTTTAGAAAACCTTTACCAAATCGCGACCACACCTAGCATGAAGGTGGAGTTGGCAGCCAGCGGTAGAGCGGCGATGCAAAAATCTCGTTCGTATATTGAAGGCCGCATTTCTAGTGGTGAAGTGATGTACGGAGTGAACACAGGTTTTGGTGCCTTTTCTTCCGTTCGTATCTCTGACGCTGAAATTGAGCAGTTGCAAAGAAATCTGATTCGTTCCCACTCAGTGGGTGTCGGCACTCCGTTCACGAAAAAAGAAACGCGTGCGATGATGGTTCTTCGTGCCAATGCTTTGGCTAAAGGTCACAGCGGTATCCGCCCGCTGGTCGTAGATAAAATCCTTGAGTTCCTCAACAACGACATCATCCCGGTAGTGCCTTCACAAGGCTCCGTAGGGGCGAGTGGTGACTTAGCCCCGCTTTCTCACTTAGCACTAACAATCATCGGCGAAGGTTTGGCGTGGGGTAAAGACGGTCAAGCCGTCGACGTCCGTGAATTGTTGAAAGAAAAAAACATCGAGCCTTTAGAGTTGAAAGCTAAAGAAGGTCTTTCAATGATCAACGGCTGTCAGGTGATGACGTCTGTCGGTCTTCTTTCATTGTGGGAAGCACGCCGTTTATTGTGGCTTGCGGATATCGCAGGCGCGATGTCTTTAGAAGGCCTTCGTGGCACACGCAAAGCTTTTGATCCCTTGATCTCGGCCACTCGTCCTCATCCAGGCGAAGCGAAAACAGCGCGCAACCTGATGAAAATTTTGGGCGAGACCAGCCAGATTTCTGAAAGTCATTCCATCAACGACCCTCGCGTACAAGATGCTTATTCACTTCGTTGTATGCCAGCAGTTCATGGGGCCGCTAAAGATGCTCTTCGTTATGTTGTTAAAGTTTTGGAAACTGAAGCCAACTCTTCAACAGACAATCCGTTGGTATTCGCCGATGAAAACAAAGTTCTTTCATGCGGCAACTTCCACGGAATGCCTGTGGCGCATGCGATGGACTTTGCCGGTATCGCCATTTCTTCTCAAGCCAGCATCAGTGAGTGCCGTATTTCTAAAATGATCTCAACTCAGATGAGTGAGCTTCCCGCGTTCTTAACTCCGAACGGTGGTTTGAACTCAGGTCACATGATTGTGCAAGTGGCGGCGGCTTCCTTGGTCAGCGAAAATAAAGTTTTGGCGCATCCTGCATCGGTGGATTCCATCCCGACTTCAGCGGAAAAAGAAGACCACGTATCAATGGGCACGATCGCCGCAAGAAAGTTCGCGCAAATTCTAAGAAACGCAGAACATGTTGTTGCTATGGAGCTGTTGTCGGCATGTCAGGCTATTGACATGTTAGCGCCACTTCAACCGAATGCGGCCGTGAAGGCTGTGTTTGATCACATTCGTAAAACAGTTCCATACGCTAAAGAAGATCGTATCTTCTACAAAGACATCGAAGCTATTAAAGCGATGATGCTTTCAAACGAGCTAGTGACTGTGGCTGAAAAAGCCGTCGGTCCGATGGAATGGTAA
- a CDS encoding outer membrane beta-barrel protein produces MKKLMAVFALILGFTSVSHADLLVEPYLGYEMGKTKDPDGKLDGTQLGLRLAYKTPIMFWAGLDYTLGVSAESKPDAGANEDAKRSTAYGVVGIDFPILVRAWVGYGFLNEIKLEDSGKLKGSNYKVGVAFTGLPFISLNLEYLNETFTELDGNDLATDAKNDSYVLSVSLPLEF; encoded by the coding sequence ATGAAAAAGCTCATGGCAGTCTTTGCTTTGATTCTAGGCTTTACAAGCGTGTCGCACGCCGATCTTTTAGTGGAGCCATATCTTGGCTATGAGATGGGTAAAACTAAAGATCCAGATGGTAAATTGGATGGTACTCAACTAGGGCTTCGTTTGGCTTACAAAACGCCAATTATGTTCTGGGCGGGACTTGATTACACTTTAGGAGTCAGCGCGGAATCAAAACCAGATGCTGGCGCGAATGAAGATGCAAAAAGAAGTACAGCTTATGGTGTTGTCGGTATCGATTTCCCAATCTTAGTGAGAGCTTGGGTTGGATATGGTTTCTTGAATGAAATCAAACTTGAAGATTCTGGTAAACTTAAAGGTTCTAACTACAAAGTGGGTGTCGCATTCACAGGCTTGCCATTCATTTCATTGAATCTTGAGTACTTAAATGAAACTTTCACAGAGCTTGATGGTAATGATTTGGCAACTGATGCAAAGAACGACTCTTACGTTCTTTCAGTCTCTTTACCTCTTGAGTTCTAA
- a CDS encoding NUDIX domain-containing protein, translating to MLRTFKDDKEFYASLPKKRIGAGVLLFYKGDLLIVQPTYNPGWILPGGTVEGEESPLEGLHREVREELSIAIDPRDLISVDYISNKDVKGEYIQFLFTAKELTEVQAQSIRLDPYELRDHKFVDIEKALTLLTPSVAKRVGHSLIAMEEKKGAVYLENGSPFVNL from the coding sequence ATGTTACGAACCTTCAAGGATGACAAAGAGTTCTATGCCTCCCTGCCCAAAAAGCGTATTGGCGCGGGCGTACTGCTTTTCTATAAGGGGGATTTGTTGATAGTGCAGCCAACTTATAATCCGGGATGGATTTTGCCTGGAGGCACTGTCGAAGGTGAAGAATCTCCCCTCGAAGGATTGCATCGCGAAGTCCGCGAAGAGCTGTCGATCGCCATTGATCCCCGCGATCTTATTTCTGTCGATTATATTTCAAACAAAGACGTCAAAGGCGAATACATCCAATTCCTTTTCACCGCCAAAGAGCTGACAGAGGTGCAAGCACAAAGCATTCGCTTAGACCCTTACGAGCTTCGCGATCATAAATTTGTCGATATTGAAAAAGCCCTGACTTTGCTGACACCTTCGGTAGCAAAGCGTGTGGGACATAGCTTGATTGCGATGGAAGAAAAGAAAGGCGCAGTTTATTTGGAAAACGGATCACCGTTTGTGAACTTATAA
- the rpe gene encoding ribulose-phosphate 3-epimerase: protein MVAPSILSADFANLEKEIKAVAEAGADWIHVDVMDGRFVPNITIGIPVVKSLKKVSPLPLDVHLMIEEPERYVEDFIKAGSDYLTIHVEATKDPVAVLRRIRELGAKPGITLRPKTSLATVLPLLPLCDLVLVMTVEPGFGGQSFMHDQIEKISKLRQEINAKKLNCLIEVDGGINAETAKLCHEADVFVAGSYVFSKDYKTAIASLK, encoded by the coding sequence ATGGTCGCTCCCTCTATTTTGTCAGCGGATTTTGCGAATCTTGAAAAAGAAATCAAGGCCGTTGCCGAAGCGGGGGCGGACTGGATTCACGTGGATGTGATGGACGGGCGCTTTGTTCCCAATATCACGATCGGTATTCCGGTTGTTAAGTCTTTGAAGAAAGTGTCTCCACTTCCCCTGGATGTTCACTTGATGATCGAAGAGCCCGAGCGCTACGTCGAAGATTTTATTAAGGCGGGTAGTGATTATTTAACCATTCACGTGGAAGCTACCAAAGATCCTGTTGCGGTTCTTCGCCGCATTCGTGAATTGGGTGCTAAACCTGGCATCACTTTGCGACCCAAAACTTCGTTAGCGACTGTTCTTCCGCTTTTGCCATTGTGTGATCTTGTATTAGTGATGACGGTAGAACCTGGTTTTGGTGGTCAGTCTTTCATGCACGACCAAATCGAAAAAATTTCGAAGCTGCGCCAGGAAATCAACGCAAAAAAATTGAATTGTCTTATTGAAGTCGATGGTGGCATCAACGCAGAAACCGCAAAGCTTTGCCACGAAGCCGATGTGTTTGTGGCAGGTAGTTACGTTTTTAGTAAAGACTATAAGACGGCAATTGCATCTTTAAAGTAA
- the fmt gene encoding methionyl-tRNA formyltransferase translates to MSKVRVCFLGTPEFAVTSLQALLKDEHFEVVGVVTQPDRPAGRKLQLTPSPVKVLAQAHNLKVISPESLKADAAAVAEIASWGAEVGVVVAFGQILTQNFLDSFRFGCVNVHGSVLPRWRGAAPIQRAIEAGDLESGVTLQKMVKKLDAGDIIGIRRVKITPEMNALELHDKLAELGADLLRVELMDYVRGNLAPTPQDESQVTIAKKIEKHESQVDWNLSAKAIDGKIRGFVYGPGVFTLLQGKKLKLHKAVPVSGPVSAEPGSITTVNADHLSVATGDGILKIYEVQPESRNRMKVADFLKGHDLKVGDKLGV, encoded by the coding sequence GTGAGTAAGGTCCGCGTCTGTTTTCTTGGAACCCCTGAATTTGCCGTGACCTCTTTGCAAGCTCTTCTGAAAGATGAGCACTTTGAGGTCGTCGGAGTTGTCACTCAACCTGATCGTCCCGCAGGACGTAAATTGCAACTGACACCAAGTCCGGTGAAGGTTTTAGCTCAAGCCCACAATTTAAAAGTTATTTCTCCTGAATCCTTAAAAGCGGACGCCGCTGCTGTTGCAGAAATTGCTAGCTGGGGAGCAGAAGTTGGTGTTGTCGTCGCCTTCGGGCAAATTCTGACACAAAATTTTTTAGATTCTTTTCGTTTTGGCTGCGTGAATGTTCACGGATCTGTTTTGCCGCGATGGCGGGGAGCGGCTCCCATTCAACGTGCGATTGAAGCGGGCGATCTTGAAAGTGGCGTGACTCTACAAAAGATGGTGAAGAAGCTCGATGCTGGAGACATCATCGGCATTCGTCGCGTGAAGATCACTCCCGAAATGAATGCATTAGAACTTCACGATAAACTTGCAGAGTTGGGTGCGGATCTTTTGCGTGTGGAGCTGATGGATTATGTGCGTGGCAACTTAGCGCCCACGCCGCAAGATGAGTCGCAAGTCACCATTGCTAAAAAAATTGAAAAGCATGAATCGCAGGTGGACTGGAATCTTTCTGCAAAAGCGATTGACGGGAAAATTCGTGGTTTCGTTTACGGGCCGGGAGTTTTCACTTTGCTTCAAGGTAAAAAATTGAAACTGCATAAAGCGGTTCCCGTTAGTGGACCGGTGAGTGCAGAGCCAGGAAGTATCACGACAGTCAATGCAGATCACTTGTCGGTGGCGACAGGTGATGGCATTTTAAAAATATACGAAGTTCAGCCAGAGTCTCGCAATCGCATGAAGGTGGCGGACTTCTTAAAAGGTCATGATCTTAAAGTAGGAGACAAGCTCGGTGTCTAA
- the def gene encoding peptide deformylase translates to MIMKILTFPDPKLREVSKPVTEFGPELKKLSEDMIETMYDANGIGLAAPQVGELVRMVVIDTRPKDDKGRRYKYEDMTDLEKAVPQPLILINPEIVKGEGKTTFDEGCLSIPGYYETVERYNYIEMKAFDLNGKEFIVKTDGLLAICMQHELDHLEGTLFVDHLSFVKGNKIKNQIKKYGYPVKDKAADAGSAGADAKAGAGPGKEKLEV, encoded by the coding sequence ATGATCATGAAAATCCTCACATTCCCAGATCCGAAATTGCGTGAAGTTTCTAAACCTGTCACGGAGTTTGGTCCTGAGCTAAAAAAGCTTTCCGAGGATATGATCGAAACTATGTACGACGCGAACGGCATCGGACTTGCGGCTCCGCAAGTGGGTGAGTTGGTGCGTATGGTTGTTATCGACACTCGCCCTAAAGATGATAAAGGTCGTCGTTATAAGTACGAAGACATGACGGATCTTGAAAAAGCCGTTCCTCAACCGTTGATTCTAATCAATCCCGAAATTGTTAAAGGCGAAGGCAAAACAACTTTCGACGAAGGTTGCTTATCTATCCCTGGTTACTACGAAACTGTGGAGCGCTATAACTATATCGAAATGAAAGCTTTTGATTTGAATGGCAAAGAGTTCATCGTAAAAACTGATGGTCTTCTTGCGATCTGTATGCAGCACGAGCTGGATCACTTAGAGGGCACTCTTTTCGTCGATCACTTGAGCTTCGTTAAAGGCAATAAGATCAAAAACCAAATCAAAAAGTACGGCTACCCTGTGAAAGATAAAGCGGCGGACGCCGGCAGTGCTGGAGCGGATGCGAAAGCTGGAGCAGGACCAGGCAAAGAAAAGTTGGAAGTGTGA
- the lptG gene encoding LPS export ABC transporter permease LptG yields MNRIDRYTTWLFWGYFLGGLLVFLTIFTAVDAMSTMVNYKNVAPSALLNYYLYSFPEIISKLLPVACLLGTILTLSSLNKANELVALFASGMSLLRISAPILICVSFISVLGYYASDRLIPKATKEKNYILYYDLKKEPHRFSTIKTDKIWYRSKNSIFNIQTLNAKGDRAQGLTMYFFNDAWDLVQMITSREVIIQGSQWLLENGAVTVFTKNSSFPLTTQFKKKNIVMAEDSKDLQSAGQTADMMSQAELKHFIEKNKNAGLDTVAYEVDYHAKVSFAFAGLVMCLLGIPFSVGRARSGGTMLNVGICLGLVFAYYVFYSSGITLGQHGTLPPYVASWMPNIVMTVVALVLLKRLKR; encoded by the coding sequence GTGAACAGAATCGACAGATACACAACATGGCTGTTTTGGGGATATTTCCTGGGTGGTCTTTTAGTGTTTTTGACGATCTTCACCGCTGTCGACGCCATGTCCACGATGGTGAATTATAAGAATGTCGCTCCCTCGGCACTCTTGAATTACTATCTGTATTCGTTCCCTGAAATCATTTCGAAGCTTCTTCCGGTTGCCTGTTTGTTGGGCACAATCTTGACGCTTTCAAGTTTGAATAAGGCGAATGAACTCGTCGCGTTATTTGCGAGTGGAATGAGTCTTCTGCGTATTTCCGCGCCGATCCTTATCTGCGTCAGCTTTATTTCTGTTCTGGGTTATTACGCCTCGGATCGCCTGATTCCAAAAGCGACGAAAGAAAAGAACTACATTCTTTATTATGATCTGAAAAAAGAGCCGCATCGTTTTTCGACGATCAAAACTGATAAGATCTGGTACCGCTCTAAGAACTCGATCTTCAACATTCAGACTTTGAACGCCAAAGGGGACCGCGCCCAAGGCTTGACGATGTATTTCTTCAACGATGCTTGGGATCTGGTGCAGATGATCACATCTCGCGAAGTCATCATTCAGGGCTCGCAGTGGCTACTTGAAAACGGTGCCGTCACGGTCTTTACCAAGAACTCCAGTTTTCCTTTAACGACACAGTTTAAAAAGAAAAACATTGTCATGGCCGAGGACTCCAAAGACCTGCAAAGCGCGGGTCAGACGGCCGATATGATGTCGCAGGCAGAGCTAAAACACTTTATCGAAAAGAACAAAAACGCGGGCCTGGATACAGTGGCCTATGAGGTCGACTATCACGCCAAGGTCAGCTTTGCCTTTGCCGGCCTCGTCATGTGTCTTTTAGGCATCCCTTTCAGCGTCGGGCGAGCTCGTTCGGGTGGTACAATGCTGAATGTCGGGATCTGCTTAGGGCTGGTTTTCGCCTATTACGTGTTTTATTCGTCGGGAATCACTTTAGGGCAGCATGGGACTTTGCCTCCTTATGTGGCTTCATGGATGCCCAACATTGTCATGACGGTCGTGGCCTTGGTCCTTCTCAAAAGGCTGAAACGCTGA